One Thiobacillus sp. genomic region harbors:
- a CDS encoding 1-acyl-sn-glycerol-3-phosphate acyltransferase, producing MAILKLLRLAGHLMAGVLTILLLFPHLDETERGRRVTRWAAKMLAILGVQVVSRGRPPAVRAGGAMLVSNHVSWLDIHVFHSLLPTRFISKAEVRGWPVIGWLAEEVGTVFLVREKKSDALRVNQLMAQHLRDGELLALFPEGTTSDGTAVLPFYPSLFQPAVEAQAQIWPVRLRYLDSRGGHSEAAAYYGGMTLAESLWRVARQDRVVVEVEFLPVIPNQDGLGRRDLARQAETVIRGADAGTGMAPGSTVRHPA from the coding sequence TTGGCGATTCTCAAGCTGCTGCGCCTGGCCGGCCACCTGATGGCCGGTGTATTGACCATTTTGCTGCTGTTTCCCCACCTGGACGAGACCGAACGAGGCCGGCGCGTTACCCGCTGGGCGGCGAAGATGCTGGCTATTCTGGGCGTGCAGGTGGTCTCCCGGGGGCGCCCCCCGGCGGTCCGCGCCGGAGGTGCCATGCTGGTGTCCAACCACGTGTCCTGGCTGGACATCCACGTCTTCCATAGCCTCTTGCCGACCCGCTTCATCTCCAAGGCGGAGGTGCGGGGCTGGCCCGTCATCGGCTGGCTGGCGGAGGAGGTGGGCACGGTCTTCCTGGTGCGGGAGAAGAAATCCGATGCGCTGCGGGTCAACCAACTCATGGCCCAGCATCTGCGGGACGGAGAACTGCTGGCCCTGTTCCCGGAAGGCACCACCTCGGACGGCACCGCCGTGCTGCCCTTCTATCCTTCCCTGTTCCAGCCTGCCGTGGAGGCCCAGGCACAGATCTGGCCGGTGCGCCTGCGCTACCTGGACAGCCGGGGCGGGCACAGCGAGGCGGCGGCCTATTACGGCGGCATGACCCTGGCCGAATCCCTCTGGCGCGTCGCCCGTCAGGATCGGGTGGTGGTGGAGGTGGAATTCCTGCCGGTGATCCCCAACCAGGACGGACTGGGTCGCCGGGATCTGGCGCGCCAGGCAGAAACGGTCATTCGTGGGGCCGATGCCGGGACTGGCATGGCACCTGGAAGCACCGTCCGTCATCCAGCCTGA
- a CDS encoding carbohydrate kinase family protein: MRTLICGSMAYDTIMVFKDHFKNHILPDQIHILNVAFLVPDMRREWGGCAGNIAYNMKMLGGEPVIMATVGDDFAPYAERLKALGIEQSHIHHIPNTFTAQAFITTDLADNQITAFHPGAMNSAHRNKVGSTEGIRLGIVSPDGRQGMLDHARQFAETSIPFIFDPGQGLPMFNGEELLDFIRQAEYLTCNDYEAKLLQERTGQTLEQMARQVRALIVTLGGEGSRIYADGQVHEVPVAKPEAVVDPTGCGDAYRAGLMVGMHKGYDWPTCGRLAGLLGAIKIAQRGGQNHSFTWDEVADRFKAEYGYGL, from the coding sequence ATGCGCACTCTCATCTGCGGTTCCATGGCCTACGACACCATCATGGTGTTCAAGGACCATTTCAAGAACCACATCCTGCCGGACCAGATCCATATCCTGAACGTGGCCTTCCTGGTGCCGGATATGCGCCGGGAATGGGGGGGCTGCGCCGGCAACATCGCTTACAACATGAAGATGCTGGGGGGCGAGCCAGTGATCATGGCCACGGTGGGGGACGACTTCGCCCCCTACGCCGAACGCCTGAAGGCCCTGGGCATCGAACAGAGCCACATCCACCACATCCCCAACACCTTCACCGCCCAGGCCTTCATCACCACGGACCTGGCCGACAACCAGATCACCGCCTTCCATCCCGGGGCCATGAACTCGGCCCACCGCAACAAGGTGGGCAGTACGGAGGGCATCCGGCTTGGCATCGTCTCCCCGGACGGGCGCCAGGGCATGCTGGACCACGCCCGCCAATTCGCCGAGACAAGCATTCCCTTCATCTTCGACCCGGGCCAGGGACTGCCCATGTTCAACGGCGAGGAGCTGCTGGATTTCATCCGCCAGGCGGAATATCTCACCTGCAACGACTACGAAGCGAAACTCCTGCAGGAACGGACGGGTCAAACCCTGGAACAGATGGCCAGGCAGGTGCGTGCGTTAATCGTTACCCTGGGCGGAGAAGGGTCCAGGATTTATGCCGATGGCCAGGTGCATGAGGTACCGGTGGCAAAACCCGAGGCGGTGGTGGACCCCACTGGTTGCGGTGATGCTTACCGCGCGGGCCTTATGGTGGGTATGCACAAAGGCTATGACTGGCCCACCTGTGGGCGGTTGGCAGGGCTGCTGGGGGCCATCAAGATTGCCCAGCGGGGGGGCCAGAACCACAGCTTTACCTGGGATGAGGTCGCGGACCGGTTCAAGGCAGAATATGGCTATGGACTTTGA
- a CDS encoding symmetrical bis(5'-nucleosyl)-tetraphosphatase, translated as MSTYVIGDIQGCHEAFLELLQTVDFDPARDKAWITGDLVNRGEDSLAVLRWCMAHDHAVVAVLGNHDLHLLAVAEGYVPPHRKDTLEMILGAPDRQEVLAWLRHRPMVHRQGNWLMVHAGLSPDWSGDDAEIHARELENALRGARWKKFLKHMYGNEPRRWNPALEGQDRLRFLANAFTRTRYLHRDGSLEFQHKLGLGTAPHDLTPWFDFPGRRSTDVRVLMGHWSTLGLLVREDVVALDTGCLWGGTLTAFRLDDGRCFQVPCQSRHRPHE; from the coding sequence ATGAGCACCTATGTCATCGGCGACATCCAGGGCTGCCACGAGGCCTTCCTTGAATTGCTCCAGACCGTGGACTTCGACCCGGCCAGGGACAAGGCGTGGATCACCGGCGACCTGGTGAACCGGGGCGAGGATTCCCTGGCGGTGCTGCGCTGGTGCATGGCCCACGACCATGCGGTGGTGGCGGTGCTGGGCAACCACGATCTGCACCTGCTGGCGGTGGCCGAGGGTTACGTGCCGCCCCATCGCAAGGACACCCTGGAGATGATCCTGGGGGCGCCGGACCGGCAGGAAGTCCTCGCCTGGCTGCGGCACAGGCCCATGGTGCATCGCCAGGGAAACTGGCTCATGGTCCATGCGGGCCTGTCGCCGGACTGGAGCGGGGACGACGCCGAGATACATGCCCGGGAACTGGAAAACGCCCTGCGGGGGGCCAGGTGGAAGAAATTCCTCAAGCACATGTATGGCAACGAGCCCCGCCGCTGGAACCCTGCCCTGGAGGGCCAGGACCGGCTGCGCTTCCTGGCCAACGCCTTCACCCGTACCCGCTACCTGCACCGGGACGGCAGCCTGGAGTTCCAGCATAAACTGGGCCTCGGCACGGCGCCGCATGACCTGACCCCCTGGTTCGATTTTCCCGGTCGCAGGAGCACGGACGTGCGTGTGCTCATGGGCCACTGGTCCACCCTGGGACTGCTGGTGCGGGAAGACGTGGTGGCCCTGGACACGGGCTGCCTGTGGGGCGGTACCCTGACCGCCTTCAGGCTGGATGACGGACGGTGCTTCCAGGTGCCATGCCAGTCCCGGCATCGGCCCCACGAATGA
- the ccmI gene encoding c-type cytochrome biogenesis protein CcmI codes for MTPFWTVSLFWVAAVVCVAVALVFVLPPLLRRKTAEAKAGRRDINIAVYRDQLKEMDSDRANGLLSEDQFQTAKLELEARLAEDALAKDAQDVMPVASGSRKVGFSLAALLPAAAFGLYFLMGNPAALTAIADAQANPNPNAVQGEHDIMKMIQQVEEKTRQDPNDAQAWSILAKTYSAVGHWPEALKAWEKALTLRPDEPAVMTGYAEALAISNNRVLEGKPMELVQKALEKDPNDIKGLELSAIGNYQQRNYAKAIYFFKQLYKQLPPESPYAQDVLAAQQEAEGMIKSTLSGMDDLSAQGTDQTKDGAGATISGVVDIAPALKAKVSDKDVVFLFARGGTSGAPVAAIRGPANAFPLEFELNDSLAMNPESRLSKFKEVTLIARVAKSGDVKGAPGDLEGSIKMVKVGAKDVKLLIDSVRP; via the coding sequence ATGACCCCCTTCTGGACCGTCTCCCTGTTCTGGGTCGCCGCCGTGGTGTGCGTTGCCGTGGCCCTGGTATTCGTTCTCCCTCCCCTGCTGCGCAGAAAAACCGCTGAGGCCAAGGCGGGCCGCCGCGACATCAATATCGCCGTCTACCGTGACCAGTTGAAAGAAATGGACTCAGACCGGGCCAACGGCCTGCTCTCGGAGGATCAGTTCCAGACGGCCAAGCTGGAACTGGAGGCCCGCCTGGCGGAAGACGCCCTGGCGAAGGATGCACAGGATGTCATGCCGGTAGCCTCGGGAAGCCGCAAGGTGGGCTTCTCCCTGGCCGCCTTGCTCCCCGCCGCCGCCTTCGGCCTCTATTTCCTGATGGGCAATCCCGCCGCCCTCACGGCCATCGCCGATGCCCAGGCCAACCCCAATCCCAATGCGGTGCAGGGCGAGCACGACATCATGAAGATGATCCAGCAGGTGGAGGAAAAGACCCGCCAGGATCCCAACGACGCCCAGGCCTGGTCCATCCTGGCCAAGACCTACTCCGCCGTCGGCCACTGGCCAGAAGCCCTCAAAGCCTGGGAAAAGGCCCTCACGTTGCGCCCTGATGAACCCGCCGTCATGACGGGCTATGCCGAGGCCCTGGCCATCAGCAACAACCGGGTGCTGGAGGGCAAGCCCATGGAACTGGTGCAAAAGGCCCTGGAGAAGGACCCCAATGACATCAAGGGCCTGGAACTGTCCGCCATCGGCAATTACCAGCAAAGGAACTACGCCAAGGCGATCTATTTCTTCAAGCAGCTCTATAAGCAGCTGCCACCGGAATCGCCCTACGCCCAGGACGTCCTGGCCGCCCAGCAGGAGGCCGAGGGCATGATCAAGAGCACCCTTTCCGGCATGGATGATCTGTCCGCCCAGGGCACGGACCAGACCAAGGATGGTGCGGGCGCCACCATCAGCGGCGTCGTGGACATCGCCCCTGCCCTGAAGGCCAAGGTGAGCGACAAGGACGTGGTGTTCCTGTTCGCCCGCGGCGGTACCAGCGGTGCCCCCGTGGCGGCCATCCGCGGCCCTGCCAACGCCTTCCCTCTGGAATTCGAACTGAACGACAGCCTGGCCATGAACCCGGAAAGCCGATTGTCCAAGTTCAAGGAAGTCACCCTCATTGCCCGGGTGGCCAAGTCCGGCGATGTGAAGGGCGCACCCGGTGATCTGGAGGGCAGCATCAAGATGGTGAAGGTGGGCGCCAAGGACGTGAAGCTGCTCATCGATAGCGTGCGACCGTAG
- a CDS encoding glycine zipper 2TM domain-containing protein, with translation MSKHFVLMLVPALSVAVLTGCASGLGSGDYERTEARRVYEVKMGVVESVRQVRLEGTESGVGAVAGGAIGGIAGSSVGGGKGSAVGAVLGAVAGGMAGAAAEEVTTRKTGVEIVVRLDSGRTIAVVQEDAGETFARGDRVRMLESGGQARVTRQ, from the coding sequence ATGAGCAAGCATTTCGTTTTGATGCTGGTCCCGGCACTTTCGGTCGCGGTGTTGACCGGCTGCGCCAGCGGCCTGGGCAGCGGCGACTACGAGCGTACGGAGGCCCGACGCGTCTATGAGGTGAAGATGGGCGTGGTGGAGAGCGTGCGCCAGGTTCGCCTGGAAGGCACGGAATCCGGCGTGGGCGCAGTGGCGGGTGGTGCCATCGGCGGCATCGCTGGCAGCAGCGTGGGCGGAGGCAAGGGTTCCGCCGTGGGCGCCGTGCTGGGCGCCGTGGCCGGAGGCATGGCGGGCGCGGCGGCGGAAGAGGTGACCACGCGCAAGACCGGGGTCGAAATCGTCGTGCGCCTGGATTCCGGCCGCACCATCGCCGTGGTGCAGGAAGATGCCGGCGAGACCTTCGCCAGAGGCGATCGGGTACGGATGCTGGAATCCGGCGGCCAGGCCCGGGTCACCCGGCAATAA
- a CDS encoding cytochrome c-type biogenesis protein CcmH has protein sequence MKHWIFTFLLACALPAFAGEAAPNAEDPVIEQRMIRLSEDLRCLVCQNESLAGSHAELAEDLRREIRTQMKAGKSDQEVLDYLIARYGDFVLYQPPFKPVTYLLWLGPLLFLLIGVGVWYATLKKRRALKEIPVDEKQLAAAEKLLQEK, from the coding sequence ATGAAGCACTGGATCTTCACCTTCCTGCTGGCCTGTGCCCTGCCCGCCTTCGCCGGCGAGGCCGCCCCCAACGCCGAGGACCCGGTCATCGAGCAGCGCATGATCAGGCTGTCGGAGGACTTGCGCTGCCTGGTGTGCCAGAACGAATCCCTGGCGGGTTCCCACGCGGAACTGGCCGAGGACCTGCGTCGGGAGATCCGGACGCAGATGAAGGCGGGCAAGAGCGACCAGGAGGTGCTGGATTACCTCATCGCCCGCTACGGTGATTTCGTGCTCTACCAGCCCCCCTTCAAGCCCGTGACCTACCTGCTCTGGCTGGGACCCCTGCTGTTCCTGCTGATCGGCGTCGGCGTCTGGTATGCCACCCTGAAAAAACGCCGTGCCCTCAAGGAAATTCCGGTGGATGAGAAACAGCTCGCCGCCGCCGAAAAACTGTTGCAAGAGAAATAG
- a CDS encoding DsbE family thiol:disulfide interchange protein, with product MKRWLPVIVFFVLVGFFAKGLFLNPREVPSPFIGKPAPAFTLPVVGNEAVTFSPADMKGKVWVMNVWAPWCVSCRQEHPVLMALAQGGAVPIVGLNWKDKDREAAQLLAQHGSPYVAVPDDLSGKVGIDYGVTGTPETYVIDRDGIVRMKHVGPIDPEVWKNKFEPKLKELGA from the coding sequence ATGAAAAGGTGGCTGCCCGTCATTGTCTTCTTCGTCCTGGTGGGGTTCTTCGCCAAGGGCCTGTTCCTCAACCCCCGTGAGGTGCCTTCTCCCTTCATCGGCAAGCCCGCCCCCGCCTTCACCCTGCCCGTGGTGGGGAACGAGGCCGTGACCTTCAGCCCGGCGGACATGAAAGGCAAGGTGTGGGTCATGAACGTGTGGGCGCCCTGGTGCGTGTCCTGCCGACAGGAGCATCCCGTGCTCATGGCCCTGGCCCAGGGCGGGGCGGTGCCCATCGTCGGCCTGAACTGGAAGGACAAGGACCGGGAGGCGGCCCAGCTCCTGGCCCAGCATGGCAGTCCCTATGTGGCGGTGCCGGACGACCTGTCCGGCAAAGTGGGCATTGATTACGGCGTCACTGGCACACCGGAGACCTATGTCATCGACCGGGACGGCATCGTGCGCATGAAGCACGTGGGCCCCATCGATCCGGAGGTGTGGAAGAACAAATTCGAGCCGAAACTGAAGGAGCTGGGCGCATGA